From Thermoanaerobacterales bacterium, the proteins below share one genomic window:
- a CDS encoding type II secretion system F family protein, whose translation MGLFTYQIIDRTGNTVRGQMEADHEWTAAAHLRKMGYTVVDVNPVRESSFRQAFQVRRRVGVGDLSLFSRQLAAMLDAGIPLTRCLFTLGRQTSNPALARAASEAARNVEAGMSFSESLRAHPEIFPSLYVSMVRAGEVGGTLEEMLRRLSEQLERDKGLRDNVRSATFYPTVVICFATLVVLGMMFFIVPIFTRFFPPGVELPLPTRVLMAVSDSLRHYWYLWFLAAAAAVLGLCFYLRSPSGRRSWDRVKFKLPVLGSLFQRAVVARFARTLATLLSGGIPVLQALEAAGPATGSTVVAEAVQEAGEKIQEGKSIAGPLEESGVFPPMVIQMVSVGEETGSLSFLLTRIAEFYEAEVATITRGLTALIEPVLIIFVGCIIGVIVVSMYLPIFTVVTTVGR comes from the coding sequence ATGGGCCTTTTTACTTACCAGATCATTGACCGGACGGGGAACACGGTCCGGGGGCAGATGGAGGCGGACCACGAATGGACGGCCGCCGCCCACCTGCGGAAGATGGGCTACACTGTGGTGGATGTTAATCCGGTGCGGGAATCCTCGTTCCGACAGGCCTTCCAGGTACGCCGCAGGGTCGGCGTCGGGGACTTAAGTCTCTTCAGCCGCCAGCTGGCGGCCATGCTGGACGCCGGCATTCCCTTGACCCGCTGCCTTTTCACGCTGGGACGGCAGACGTCGAACCCGGCCCTGGCCCGGGCGGCGAGCGAGGCGGCGCGGAACGTGGAGGCCGGAATGAGCTTCTCCGAATCGCTGCGCGCCCACCCCGAGATATTTCCTTCTTTATATGTCAGCATGGTCCGGGCCGGGGAGGTCGGCGGCACCCTGGAGGAGATGCTGCGCCGCCTTTCCGAACAGCTCGAGCGGGACAAGGGCCTCCGCGACAACGTACGCTCGGCCACCTTCTATCCGACGGTGGTCATCTGCTTCGCCACACTGGTCGTGCTGGGCATGATGTTCTTCATCGTTCCGATCTTCACGCGCTTTTTCCCGCCCGGGGTGGAGCTGCCCCTGCCGACCCGGGTGCTCATGGCCGTTTCCGACTCCCTGCGCCATTACTGGTACCTTTGGTTTCTGGCCGCGGCCGCGGCCGTACTCGGCCTATGCTTCTACCTGCGGAGCCCCTCCGGCCGCCGTTCCTGGGACCGCGTGAAGTTTAAGCTGCCGGTCCTGGGCTCGCTCTTCCAGCGGGCGGTCGTCGCCCGCTTCGCCCGTACCCTGGCTACGCTGCTCTCGGGCGGTATCCCCGTCCTGCAGGCCCTGGAGGCGGCCGGGCCGGCCACGGGCAGCACGGTGGTCGCCGAGGCCGTGCAGGAGGCCGGCGAGAAGATCCAGGAAGGGAAGAGCATCGCCGGGCCCCTGGAGGAGAGCGGCGTCTTCCCGCCCATGGTCATCCAGATGGTGTCCGTCGGGGAGGAGACGGGCTCCTTAAGTTTTCTTCTGACCAGGATCGCCGAGTTCTACGAGGCCGAGGTGGCGACCATTACCCGCGGGCTGACCGCGCTGATCGAACCGGTGCTGATCATCTTCGTCGGGTGCATCATCGGCGTCATTGTCGTTTCGATGTACCTGCCGATCTTCACCGTCGTCACCACGGTGGGGAGGTAG
- a CDS encoding type IV pilus twitching motility protein PilT, whose product MSDGNRSFNLDEILIETVRRQGSDLHLTAGVPPVMRIHGDLIPLDERRLTPQDVADLVLPVLEPSQRRRLEEEWELDFSYSIPGVSRFRGNIMRQRGSLAVAFRVVPTQIPRLEDLGLPAAVRDLCFLPRGLVLVTGPTGSGKSTTLAAMIGVINRERSLNIVTVEQPIEFLHSHGRSIVKQREVGSDTHSFADALRHVLRHDPDVILIGEMRDLESIAIALTAAETGHLVLSTLHTQTAPLAIHRIVDVFQEHMQNHVRQQLADSLQGVIAQQLVPTADGTGRVVAAELMLATPAVRNLIRESKEHQLYTAMETGRAAGMQTMDQALAELCLTGRITRDMAFLRCVDRAELERLLQKGAATRTRDAAVQRTTWFSGVTAGLNGVRRDNR is encoded by the coding sequence ATGAGCGACGGCAACCGTTCTTTCAACCTGGATGAGATCCTGATCGAAACCGTGCGCCGTCAGGGCTCCGACCTGCATCTCACGGCCGGCGTGCCCCCGGTTATGCGCATCCACGGCGACCTGATCCCCTTGGACGAGCGGCGCCTTACACCGCAGGATGTCGCCGACCTGGTGCTGCCGGTCTTGGAGCCCAGCCAGCGCCGGCGGCTGGAGGAAGAATGGGAACTCGATTTCTCCTACTCCATCCCGGGCGTCAGCCGTTTCCGCGGGAACATCATGCGCCAGCGGGGCAGCCTGGCTGTCGCCTTCCGGGTGGTCCCCACGCAGATCCCCCGCCTCGAGGACCTGGGCCTGCCTGCGGCGGTGAGGGACCTCTGCTTTCTGCCGCGCGGCCTGGTGCTGGTCACGGGCCCGACCGGCAGCGGCAAGTCCACGACCCTGGCGGCCATGATCGGTGTGATCAACCGGGAGCGCAGCCTGAACATCGTCACCGTCGAGCAGCCGATTGAATTCCTGCATAGTCACGGGCGGAGCATAGTCAAACAGCGCGAGGTGGGCAGCGACACCCATTCCTTCGCCGACGCCCTGCGCCACGTCCTGCGCCATGACCCCGACGTTATTCTCATCGGGGAGATGCGGGACCTGGAGAGTATCGCCATCGCCCTGACCGCCGCCGAGACCGGTCACCTGGTCCTGTCCACCCTGCACACTCAGACCGCGCCCCTGGCGATCCACCGCATCGTGGACGTCTTCCAGGAGCATATGCAGAACCATGTGCGGCAGCAACTGGCCGATTCCCTGCAGGGCGTCATCGCCCAGCAGCTTGTGCCCACAGCCGACGGTACCGGCCGGGTGGTGGCCGCCGAGTTGATGCTGGCCACGCCGGCGGTGCGCAACCTGATCCGCGAGAGCAAGGAGCACCAGCTCTATACGGCCATGGAGACCGGCCGCGCGGCCGGTATGCAGACCATGGACCAGGCCCTGGCCGAACTGTGTCTTACCGGACGCATCACACGGGACATGGCCTTTCTGCGCTGCGTGGACCGTGCCGAACTGGAGCGGTTACTGCAAAAGGGAGCGGCGACCCGGACCAGGGATGCCGCTGTGCAGCGGACGACGTGGTTTAGCGGCGTTACCGCGGGACTGAACGGCGTAAGACGGGACAACCGGTAA
- a CDS encoding ATPase, T2SS/T4P/T4SS family, whose product MKLKPGQDFLGTRLVEAGVITPEQLQEALKKQTTRNGTKERLGRILVRLGYCTEDDIARVLGERAGVPFLSLESFPVNAAAAATISPETARRYRALPIAFEDNRLVVAMMRPDDVIAIDNLRILTGYDIQPVTVPDSELEAAIERFSRTGAEVEAGVEEEPVSEVVPGPENDTTDKPAVHLANLIFSQAVSAGASDVHIDPQEKGVRVRFRIDGVLHDVMHPPRRLHPALVSRIKVLANMDIAERRVPQDGRMTLKIEGKTVDVRVATLPGAYGEKVTLRLLDRTGKLITLDELGFAPPVLAAYREGARLPYGFILVTGPTGSGKSTTLYATLAALNSTEKNIITVEDPIEYRIDGVNQIQINPRAGLTFATGLRSILRSDPDIVMIGEIRDQETARIAVESALTGHLVLSTLHTNDAAGAITRLGDMGIEPFLTASSLVCILAQRLVRVLCLNCKEPYELPAAEWRRVAGAADADDRPIRLYRPRGCLRCSNTGYRGRIGVYELLRVTEPIRRLTLARRSAGEIKEAAVAEGMVTLFEDGLLKVKKGITSLEEVMRVII is encoded by the coding sequence TTGAAACTGAAACCCGGTCAGGATTTCCTCGGGACCCGGCTGGTTGAAGCCGGGGTGATTACTCCGGAGCAACTGCAGGAGGCCCTGAAGAAGCAGACTACCCGGAACGGGACGAAGGAGCGGCTCGGCAGGATCCTTGTCAGACTCGGCTACTGCACCGAGGACGACATCGCCCGGGTCCTGGGCGAGCGCGCCGGCGTGCCCTTCCTGTCGCTCGAGTCCTTCCCCGTCAACGCCGCGGCGGCGGCGACCATCTCGCCCGAGACGGCGCGGCGGTACCGCGCCCTGCCGATCGCCTTCGAGGACAACCGTCTGGTTGTGGCCATGATGCGTCCCGATGACGTTATCGCCATCGACAACCTGCGCATCCTCACCGGCTATGACATCCAGCCGGTGACGGTCCCGGACAGCGAACTGGAGGCGGCTATCGAACGGTTCAGCCGTACCGGGGCCGAAGTTGAGGCGGGAGTGGAAGAGGAGCCCGTATCGGAGGTCGTACCCGGCCCGGAGAATGATACAACGGATAAGCCGGCGGTTCACCTGGCGAACCTGATCTTCAGTCAGGCCGTGAGCGCCGGGGCCAGCGACGTGCACATCGACCCGCAGGAGAAGGGGGTACGCGTCCGCTTCCGTATCGACGGGGTGCTCCACGACGTGATGCACCCGCCGCGGAGACTGCACCCGGCCCTGGTTTCGCGTATCAAGGTCCTGGCGAACATGGATATCGCCGAACGGCGCGTCCCCCAGGACGGGCGGATGACCTTGAAGATTGAGGGGAAGACCGTCGACGTGCGCGTGGCTACTCTACCCGGCGCCTACGGCGAAAAAGTGACCCTACGCCTCCTGGACCGCACGGGCAAACTGATCACCCTCGACGAACTGGGGTTCGCGCCGCCGGTCCTGGCCGCCTATCGTGAGGGGGCGCGTCTGCCCTACGGGTTCATCCTGGTGACCGGACCGACGGGCAGCGGCAAGAGCACGACCCTTTACGCCACCCTGGCCGCACTAAACTCGACGGAGAAGAACATCATCACCGTGGAGGACCCCATCGAGTACCGCATCGACGGGGTCAACCAGATCCAGATCAACCCCCGCGCCGGTCTTACCTTCGCCACCGGCCTGCGCTCGATCCTGCGCAGCGACCCCGACATCGTCATGATCGGGGAGATCCGCGACCAGGAGACGGCGCGCATTGCCGTGGAGTCGGCCCTTACAGGGCACCTGGTCCTGTCGACCCTCCACACCAACGATGCGGCCGGGGCGATCACCCGCCTGGGGGACATGGGCATCGAACCCTTCCTGACCGCGTCTTCACTGGTTTGTATCTTGGCCCAGCGCCTGGTCCGCGTCCTGTGCCTGAACTGCAAGGAACCCTACGAACTCCCGGCCGCCGAATGGCGGCGCGTCGCCGGCGCCGCGGACGCCGACGACCGGCCTATACGCCTTTACCGCCCGCGGGGCTGCCTGCGCTGCAGCAACACCGGCTACCGCGGACGCATCGGCGTCTATGAGCTTTTGCGCGTCACCGAGCCCATCCGGCGTCTCACGCTGGCGCGGCGGTCGGCGGGGGAGATCAAGGAGGCTGCCGTAGCCGAGGGGATGGTCACCCTGTTTGAGGACGGGCTGTTGAAAGTCAAGAAAGGGATAACGTCACTGGAAGAAGTGATGAGGGTGATCATATGA